From the genome of Natrinema marinum:
CTCGCCTATACGGTCATCAAAGAGCGCCATCCGGAGGGGGCCAGCGGCACCGTCATCGGCCTGATCAACACGATGGCGTGGACCGGCGCGGCGGTCTTCCCGGTCGTCCTCGGGGCCGCGCTCGACGCCTACTGGACCGGCCAGACCGTCAACGGCACCCGCGTCTACACGGAGTTCGGCTACCAGGTCGCGTTCGCCATCGCGACGGTGGCCGGGCTGATCGCCGCGGCTTGTGCGATCGCCCTCCACCTGCGGACGCGGGACGAACGGCCGCTCGAGTCGGGAGCGGACCTCGAGCAGTCGACGAGTTGACCGGTCGTCGGACACACGAGCGCTGACGGTCTGATTCGCTGCGGACGAGCTCTACGACAGCGGGCGACGCTGCCTCGTCCCACAGGTTCTTGCCGATACGTACCACACCACACGGCGATGCGCTACTACGAAGACATCGAGGTCGGGGAGACAAACGAGTTCGGTGAGTACCACGTCACGAAAGCGGAGATCATCGAATTCGCCGAGCAGTACGATCCCCAGCCGTTCCACGTCGACGAAGACGCCGCCGAGGAGTCCGCCTTCGGCGAACTCGTCGCCTCCGGCTGGCACACCGCCGCGATGTGTATGCGGATGCTCGTCGACGGCCCGATTCAGGACCGAGCGAGCATGGGCGCCCGCGGCGTCGACGAACTCCGGTGGAAACAGCCCGTCAAGCCCGGCGACACGCTCTCGATCCGCACCGAAGTGATCGACAAGCGCGTCTCCGAGAGCGATCCCCGGCGGGGGTACGTCGACAGCCGACTCCAGGGGGTCACTCAGGACGGCGATGTCGTCATCTCCTGGATTGGACTGGGCATGATCGCACGTCGGAATCCGGGTGAGGAGTGAGATGGCGCGGGTTCCGCTGCTCGAGGCCGAGGACTTGCCCGAGGAGTACCGCTACCTCTTCACCGAAAACGACGTCGGCGATGCCCACATCTTCCAGGCGATGGCGAACGCTCCCGAACTCATGCGGTGGTACATGCGCTACTCGACGCGGCTGTGGGACGTGCTGCCCGCCCGCGAGCGCGAGGTCGTGATCCTCGCGGCGGCGCGGGCGCTCGAGCACGAGTACGAGTGGCACCAGCACGTCCGACTGGGCTGCGAGGCGGGCGTCACCGACGCCGAGATCGACGCCATCAGCCGGGGGGATCTCGCGGCGCTCGAGGACCGCGACGCCGCGCTCGTCGCGTACGCTCGGAGCGTAGCACTGGGCGATCCGCGCGACGGCGATCACGACCGGCTCGGCGAACACTACGAGACGGATACCGTCGTCGGCGTCGCGATGCTCGCCAGTCATTACGTCTCGACGGCGCGGACGCTGGACGCGCTCGACGTGGCGACCGAGGAGCCGTTCGTCGGCTGGACGACGTAACTCGTTGTTCCAGTCCGGAGACGGTTCGAATCACGCACCTGTCAACTACCGGGGAGAAAGCTATTTGCCGCGATTTCGCATCAGAAACATTGATCCGACGATGTACGAGACGATCCTCGTTCCCGCGGACGGCAGCGATCCGGCGAACCGAGCCGTCGAACACGCGCTCTCGCTGGCCGACGAGTACGGCTCCCGGATAGACATCCTCTACTGCGTCGAGACGTACCGCTACGGCGAACCGGCGCTGAGCAGCGCCGAGATCGTGCTCAACGACCTCGAGGAGCGCGGCCAGGACCT
Proteins encoded in this window:
- a CDS encoding MaoC family dehydratase, with the protein product MRYYEDIEVGETNEFGEYHVTKAEIIEFAEQYDPQPFHVDEDAAEESAFGELVASGWHTAAMCMRMLVDGPIQDRASMGARGVDELRWKQPVKPGDTLSIRTEVIDKRVSESDPRRGYVDSRLQGVTQDGDVVISWIGLGMIARRNPGEE
- a CDS encoding carboxymuconolactone decarboxylase family protein encodes the protein MARVPLLEAEDLPEEYRYLFTENDVGDAHIFQAMANAPELMRWYMRYSTRLWDVLPAREREVVILAAARALEHEYEWHQHVRLGCEAGVTDAEIDAISRGDLAALEDRDAALVAYARSVALGDPRDGDHDRLGEHYETDTVVGVAMLASHYVSTARTLDALDVATEEPFVGWTT